In Haematobia irritans isolate KBUSLIRL chromosome 1, ASM5000362v1, whole genome shotgun sequence, a genomic segment contains:
- the LOC142220652 gene encoding thymidylate kinase, whose amino-acid sequence MLSSRGAFIVFEGCDRCGKSTQSRLLLTFLKNNAIPAKHMAFPERSSNIGQVINAYLTNKQQLNDETIHLLFSANRWEHSNEIVSQLNSGITLVVDRYAYSGMAYSVAKGMSKEWCMGPEIGLPRPDLVFYLKTNVDALLDRANYGEERYEKKEFQNKVADVFDDIYSMEQSYWYKVDANQPMDTIHSIIKDKTLEVIEDVKYEPTKILQWSRK is encoded by the coding sequence ATGCTTTCATCTCGTGGTGCTTTTATTGTTTTTGAAGGATGTGATCGTTGTGGGAAATCTACACAATCGCGACTGTTgttgacatttttaaaaaacaatGCCATACCCGCAAAGCATATGGCATTTCCCGAACGTTCCTCCAATATTGGTCAAGTCATCAATGCATATCTAACAAATAAGCAACAATTAAATGATGAAACCATTCATTTACTTTTCTCTGCGAATCGATGGGAACATAGCAATGAAATTGTTAGTCAGCTAAACTCTGGTATTACATTGGTAGTAGATCGTTATGCCTATAGTGGTATGGCTTATAGCGTCGCCAAAGGAATGTCAAAAGAATGGTGTATGGGTCCTGAAATAGGTCTACCCCGACCTGATTTAGTATTCTATTTGAAGACGAATGTCGATGCTCTACTGGATCGGGCCAATTACGGTGAGGAACgttatgaaaaaaaggaatttcaaaataaagttgccgacgTTTTCGATGATATATACAGTATGGAGCAAAGCTATTGGTATAAAGTCGATGCCAATCAACCAATGGATACAATACATTCCATTATTAAGGATAAGACATTGGAAGTAATAGAAGATGTAAAATATGAGCCAACCAAAATATTACAATGGTccagaaaataa